The genomic stretch GAGGCTGGATATAAAGTAGAGGATGAGTATGCCAGGGAAATCAATCGCACTCGCATTTTTTTTACATGTGATTCAAATTTTCATTATCCTGTATTAAAGTATTTTGAAGTGCTCGGATGTCGAACGCTATTGTTAGCATCAGGTTCACAGGAACTAAGAGACCTGGGTTTTATCGATGGAAAAACATTTGTAGAGGTTAACCAACAGAATTTTATGGAGAAGGCTACCTTTTACTTAAATGAAGAGATTCTTTCAAAAGAAATTGTGATGAATGGGGCAAGGTTAATTGAAGAAAAGCACTCCACTGAAATACGAGCAAAGCAACTCGTGCAAAAAATCATATCACTTATAGACGATAAGTAGTTATAAAAAAAACTTTCCATTTGAGTGATTGGAAAGTTTTTTAGTAGCTTAAGATTTTAGTGAGATTTGTTTTAGCATTTTAGTAAAGTTTTCATTATATTTTTTGGGATCAAGCGTGCTTTTAATTTTTTCATTTGCCTGTTTAACTAGTTGATTTTTCATTTCAGCATTATTAAATACTTCTAGGCATTCAGACGTAGCTTCATCTAAATCGTCAATGTTTATTATTTTACCTGTCTCGTTATGAGTAAGAAAACTTCTTATTCCATCAGAATCAGTACTTACTACAGGACATTGGCAACTCATTGCTTCGACAACTGCATAACCAAACCCCTCTATCTGTGATGTAGCACATAGGAATCCTCCTGAGTCAGCAATAATAGAATAATAAACCGCCATTTCTTGATGTGGGATATTAGAGTGTACAGTTACAATTTCTTCCAGATGATGCTGCTTAATAAATTGTTGGAACTTTGTTTTTTCGCTTTCAGAAGCTAGCGTAGCGTCTTGAAACATCCAAACGTTTATATTGGGATTTTTTTTCATGATATTATTTATCAGTTGAAGAAATCCATACCAATTTTTATTGGGTTCTAATCTTCCTACCCATCCAATAATAGGGTTCTTTGCATGAAATGTAGATGTTACATAATGAAAATGGTCTGTATCAAAACAATTGTGAAAAGAGTAAGGCTTTACATTTGGAATAAAGGTTTGACATAACTGTTCCAGATGCGAGGTCCGAGGATAAAAAACAGCATTAGCGTAAGTTTGAATAAATGGTTGCGCGCTGACCATCCAGTTTCTAGCTGCTTTCTCTGTTCCAAGACCCTGAATTTCATATATTAGAGGTCCTGAGTAGCCTAGTTCACGAATTCGTTTTAAAAACAGATGATCCGAACATACCATTATTGCTGAATAATTTTGTTTTTCCAATAGAAGCTTTATTTCTTGATTATCATTTGTAACATATACAGGTATATCACAGATATTGTTATAACCGGTACCTTGTTGCATGTATAGAAGTTCGCAAAAAATCCCTGCTTCTTTTAATGCCTTGCATCTTTGCCGGTTTAATGTTTCAACTCCACCGCTTGGCAAGTAATAAACAAATAAAACCTTCA from Bacillus sp. Cs-700 encodes the following:
- a CDS encoding glycosyltransferase — its product is MKVLFVYYLPSGGVETLNRQRCKALKEAGIFCELLYMQQGTGYNNICDIPVYVTNDNQEIKLLLEKQNYSAIMVCSDHLFLKRIRELGYSGPLIYEIQGLGTEKAARNWMVSAQPFIQTYANAVFYPRTSHLEQLCQTFIPNVKPYSFHNCFDTDHFHYVTSTFHAKNPIIGWVGRLEPNKNWYGFLQLINNIMKKNPNINVWMFQDATLASESEKTKFQQFIKQHHLEEIVTVHSNIPHQEMAVYYSIIADSGGFLCATSQIEGFGYAVVEAMSCQCPVVSTDSDGIRSFLTHNETGKIINIDDLDEATSECLEVFNNAEMKNQLVKQANEKIKSTLDPKKYNENFTKMLKQISLKS